GGGTTCCAAACCATCAAGAAGAGTAAGGAGTTGAGCAACAATCCTATTCTCTTGTTCACTTCCACCGTTTGCTCTCTTGGGACACAAAGCATCGAGTTCATCAACAAAAAGGACACATGGACCATACTTTGAAGCATTCCTGATAAAATAACTTGTCATTTCAGATCAGATGTGGTGTGGTTGTGTGGTAAAGGATAAGAAGGGATTTATGAACGACAGAATTAAACTTCACATTGTCATATGCACACTTTGTCTGAACTAGGTAATTAATTTACTTCATTTCCACTCCAGtaagaacattaaaaaaataataataacatgtaaCATAATAACTAacattaaaataacaataataatttattattacaaaaacgTAGACATGAATAAAACTTACTAAACAGGAGGAAACAAGAGAACCATGGGTTCTAGTCCACCCAGTATTAACAATAATCCACCAATTGAActtccaccctcccccccccccccccccaaccctaGAAAAGTGGGACAAAACCCAACATGCAACATTCAATTGTCCTTGGTATGTGGAGTCTTGGAGTCTTGCTAATCTGTTTTATCCTCATCCAAAATCataactgaatgaaaaaccTTGCTGATGGTGACCCatgcatgacagcccgatgctcaagaCAACCATCTGAGCCACTGGTGCACGGTTTTGTCCAAGTCCTCACTTTTTCCTGCAttggggaggtggggggggaAAGTGATTTACATTGACTTGTGCATAATGCTGTGAGATTCAAATATAAAAGTTACCTCGTGTCAATAGCATGTTTGCTTGGCAAATGACTCACCTGGCTCTCTCAAAGGTCTTTCTCAAATTTTCTTCACTCTCCCCTGAATGTGGCCCAAATATATCAGTTCCATTCAGCGTTACTAGCTGTGCATTGCACTGAGAAGCGACAGTTTTAACAAGAAGGGTCTTACCAACCCCTGGAGCACCTTGAAGGAGAATTCCCTTTGGGCATTCAAGATCCAGTTGATCAAAGCAGTCTGGATACAGGAATGGATAGCTTAAAATTTCCCGTAGATCTCTTGCTACATCATCATAACCTGCTGGGATCTTTACATCATTGCCCCGAAGGATTTCACCCCTTTTGATTGacttgaaattaatttttgttcgtTCGTCGATCAGCACTGGTTTATCTTCAGCAGAATGAGTAAATGGCTCTGTCGACAACACCAACACTTTGTCGATCCCTTTGAAAGGGTGAACGTTGTTCCTAAACTCCCTTGGCTTAATCACACATCCTTTCACGACCACACAACCTCTTAGTAACCTTTGAACAACTTTTTCTTTCGTCGTATCTTGTGCAAATTGAGTACGGTCTGCTTGAATGTCATCCACCGGGTTAGACAAAATAAGCTCTATAACTACTTTTGTTGCTTCTAATGGATCACTAAGAGTAATATTCTTAAGTAATATGTGTTTTCCACTTCTGCCTATTTTCTTGCTGCATGGAACAGTGACAAATGAATCGTATTGAATAACCTTTTCTTGTTCGTCATTTCGCGGCCACAAAGTACAAAGCACAGAGCAAAACTCTGTCTCAATTTTGACTGGCGAATTAAGTATTCCACCAATTTTCGCAATTAGCTTTGGTGAAACACGGCATCTTCCAGAGTTTAAATCCTTAGCTTCGCTGGGAACAGTAAGAAACTCAAATTCTGCCGATtcgtccgccatgtttgtttcttttgacCACGTGCCGCTCCTTCACTGAAGGGTGGAGAAGGTCCGAATTGTTGCTTTTAGCCCCCAAAACTTAAAATGTACCCTTACGTTAGTTCAATTGAACAaggttttttgtattttgtataCAATTTTTCAGAGTAAGAAAAAATTAACCGATGAACCAAATTTTTGCTAATCTTTTCATCACCAAACAAATACAACACCACCCCCACTCCTTACTTACTTTTTTAGCCAGACTATTATGGCGGCCATCACGAAAAGTGTCCTGCTTGTGTTGTGGAGAAATCAAGTCTTATGCGCGAGGTTTCGTACAAGACTAAAAACTCATTCTTTAGCTTTACTTTCAACAGAATCAGGTAAGATATAGTGacctatttttgaaaatataaGCTTACCTTTTATCGTAATTTTGTTCCCAAAGTGCACTCACTAAGGTCCAGTAGGTCATGACTTGCTCCTCCGTGTAGGTAGGCTTCCAAAGTTAGCGATTCAGTTGAGAATTTTACCCTTTTAGCTGCATTAACTGGTACATAGCGATCGAACACAAATAAATATCTGCTTGATTTCCTCAACTTTGGCGACTAGACTCGTTTATTCCGTTCATGTCGTTCCCATGAAACGCCATGAGCACATAAGTGACTCCTTGGAGTCTTCTGCGAACATCCTAGAAGTACATGTAGTAGCTGAAGTAACTGCAAAATCTGTAGAATAAGTACAGTATAATACTTGTATTGTGTTTAGTATAAACGGACGCATACAACCCCAGGTCCGACGTcattatgtgggttgagtttgttggttctctactctgcaccgagaggttttctccgggtactctggtttcccctctcctcaaaaaccaacatttgacttgatttgtgctaattgctaatttcagtttacagtgtccccaatttgtactccagtgctagaacgactagacacttaaataaagttcctttccttcccttaccacccctgtggacccggttCATGGACCCAGTCCATGGGCTACCCTTTTGGACCACCCACTCATTTTGTAAAATTACAGGTAAGAAAATCTgaagacgaaagagagaagtgatccttattagggccgtttatacaagagaaaataagccgcggctaactctggccgcggcttacataagccGTGAACaacccgtataaatggtacaaaatctacgttcacggctttctcaagccgcgtcttatcctggcctgggagtttatactcgtagttagccgcggcttattttctctcgtataaacggccctaatgtctctcatagacacctgaaaaattcaggtggctccaatgggattctgaaacctatgacctctgcgatgccagtgcaatgcttcaacaactgagctatgaagccactcagttgggagcaggtctgtttgttgggctcatttgttatggtgaaggactcaatgaatgaagtgaatgtataataatattatttgaattgctTGTTATAGATGAATCCATTTTCTATCAACTAGGTGGTATAGGTGTCTACAAGAGACAAATTACTTAAAATAAATTAGTAGCCCATAACAAACAACAGCCTTacattcctgtcacggcgttttcacagactgcGATTTGTTTTTTGATTGAATTCGCAGCAAATGAGACTCCTACAGGAACccaatgaccaatcacaagaaactaacttgatgtTATAGTATCACCAAACCAgaattgtctttgtttttttgtggaaaaggtagtctaaaaatttATCGGTCTGTACCTAAAAATGACATAAAGTGATATTATGTAACCTTAGGGTGGGAGTTGTTCGCTTCAAGTCAGTGGCTCCTGCTTGAGacttttactctaacgccaattttactcatcaactgtcGGCATTTtaggtgtcagtgggttaaattgtccaggtaagtaTGAATATCACTTCCCTCTTTCGTCTTAAGGTTTTTCTGCATGTAACTTTACAATttaatgaggggtggtccacagggaaAGTTAATGGACTGGGTCCAtagggtggtccatggacctgaggtccatgttttgtatatgaCTGTCCGTTTAGCAACTGTTTTGGCTACAGGATGTGTAGTACTTGTTCTTGGTGTATGCACATTGGTAGATCAATTTCCTTGCTTCAATCTTATTCCTACCTTGTTGAATGTTATAGCTAACAATAATGGAAAAATTCTTCAGTTTACAACACAGCatttaaaagtaaagtaaagcgacCATATTTAACATTGATAACTcctaacagtaattcaactgacaaacctgaggtcaccggtgcactcattttactcccccctctccatcagtgctctgtttttaggttatttaaagctactacttaagctacactgaaaggaaagaagttgaaacaaggATACAAGATCTGGGGATCAAACtagggacctcttgcaccaaggtcACGCAACTAactgactgtgccatccttgctcctttaAAATCcatttaaatattgtatttggTTTCAGGGCACAATGGACAAGAGCTTTGTAAAGGAATTAATTATATGAAAGAAGGATCAGATCCACCATTACTACCAGACAGTGAATACCCAGACTGGCTATGGGAGATACTAACAGATGAGAAGAAACGTACGGGGGATGAAGAGCTACTGCTTGACATGAACAACACGACTTTGCGTAGGAGAACAAATAAACTATTTAGAAGACAGGAAAATGCAACTAGGAAgaaaaagaattgaaatttttcTCAATAACATGGAAGTACTTTAAGTTCACGAAGTTCTGCCAAAGGACAGTGGAAATCCACAATGTTTCATTATGAAGTTTAGGGGCCAGTCAATGAAGTTAAGTCTAAGAATATGTGGAATAGGAAGTGGGTTTGTTCATGATATATTCATCTGTACATGTTGGCACTAGCAAGATCACAAGTAAAGGTCGATTgtaaagtaatgtttttctCTTGTGGTCTTGGGCTATGATATGACAAAATACTACCCTTAAATGCCTAGATGACCTCAACAAGCTTTTCATCCACTTTAATTATTCTACAAAATCATCCCAGCTGTATTGTAATGTTTTTAGaaccctttttgttttttgaaaactCACTTTTTTATTCGCTTTGAAAGACCGCAAAAGTAGTCACAGTACAGTCATAGGAATGAGTTCCATACCAGACGTAACAAATTACTTTGCTAtcacaatgcaaagcagtctacAATGTCAACTCTATGTTGTGCAGTTGTAGATCAATTTACAACTAGTTTTTCACTTCTTAGGAGCCTCAAAATAGTGGCTTTGAAGACAGCATTTAACAGACCAAAGAATAACTGTTATACAAGTACAGAGAATTGTTGAGCAGAAGGGGTTTTTTGAGGTGATAGACACCTTAATGGTCAGTTTCCATTGAAACAGTCACCTTCCAGAAAACAATGACTGCTTTAACCAGTACCTGCCCCACCACAAAATTCTGCAACAATTCCTTTTCACAGGATCAATGGTTCCAAATgatgtttaaattttaaaaactcaaaACTGAGAGAGAATACGTGCATAACCTGAAAACAAACACCTGAATATCGCAATAAACTTGTGACCACTTAAGTGAGATAatcttttcaaaatttgttgcttATTTTCACTTGCATCCAATCACTTTCCTTGACAGATTTTTTGGAATTCTTGCTTTCTGTTGTGTAATGTTTAAGAAacaagcagcagtgttttattgggtttaaaaacacaaggCGTAGCAGAGTGtctttagacccgataaaacgtGCTGGGAGTTTTTTTgaatggcttcaaaaacattccacaaaaagcatgTGCCTCAGGAGTCTAAACAAGAAcaagatattagcatacaagaaaaacaagtggaCCTATGGTAAGCATGTTTTTGTCCTTCTGTCCTTTCTTTGTTGCAGTCGATGGTTGAAGAAGGTTCGTTAAAAATGCTGTGAGAGAGAAAGTTCAGAGAAGTGAAAACTGCTGATGAAGAAAAAGCCTTTTTGGAAAAACCCTTTCCAAATTCAAAAGTATATGTGACAAATTTGTCAAGTTTATTAAGCTCAAATATTTGCGCAGTGGCAAAATGCAAGGGTGAACAAACAAGTAGCTAACAAAGAAGCAGGGGTCAACATGGAACGGGACAAAATCCAAAGTCAGCTAAAGTCTAGATAAGAACATTGTTAACATGACAGCAGTCATTGAATTTTTTGGTTgccaaaatttgttgaagaAGTTTGGAAGGAGAATTATGGATAAAAGTTATCCGCCCAGATGTTTTGTAatggctgaaattaaattactaGTCACAAGTCACACGCAGTGtctttatatctgataaaacactgcATACTGATAAGGAGGATCTTAACAACTGCATGTGGTGTATTTTCAACCATTTGATAGCTCAGTGGGCTGATGAATTTTTGAGTGGTTATTTGAAACTTTGAGAGATTCAACTTGGCACAcagtgatatatatatatatatatatatatatatatatataatgaatgtgtaagtttgagcggggaaataacaacaacgaACTGCCccatttacctttggatcaccaacctattcccttcagaaggcgattcacagtgatttctgacaagtattaattagtagtgtaggatgggaacagaaatcgatacaacaaaggaaatgagtgaaaatgtgttcagccgggaatcgaacccgggtctcctggttaccggtcagatgccttaccactcggccactgaaccaaccccgccattcagccgaattggaaggacctttaaatggcaagctctgaggagaatcgcacattttctgcagtgaggatcgcgtcactatgctcaagttgatcagcgattcacagtaaatttccccctatatatgaaatgaatgtgtaagtttgagcggggaaataacaactAACTGCCccatttacctttggatcaccaacctattcccttcagaaggcgattcacagtgatttctgacaagtattaattagtagtgtaggatgggaacagaaatcgatacaacaaaggaaatgagtgaaaatgtgttcagccgggaatcgaacccgggtctcctggttaccggtcagatgccttaccactcggccactgaaccaaccccgccattcagccgaattggaaggacctttaaatgCGAGAAACGCAcaaaatgtgcgattctcctcagagcttgccatttaaaggtccttccaattcggctgaatggcggggttggttcagtggccgagtggtaaggcatctgaccggtaaccaggagacccgggttcaattcccggctgaacacattttcactcatttcctttgttgtatcgatttctgttcccatcctacactactaattatatatatatatatatatatggaagaaaaagacaaataaactacaagttcatccctacaggcctgtttcgtggtcacccactcatcaggggatttaatatatatatatatatatatatatatatatatatatatataagcagtGTACAGTTGGTTGACCTAatgatgaactcccagtaagaggatccacaggatacaatgtctcgacgcgaatttgtagatatatacatatatatatatacataaaaagaGGGACAATGTGGGTTTTGCGACAAAATATTTACTTAAGTTTGGTGAGGATACTGTGACATGCAAAAGGGACATTGATTTATCAGTTTGAAACCATCTGCCATTGATTGGAAGTTGACAAAGTGCTGTAAGTTATCTTagtcgtaataataataataataataacaacaacaacaacaacattataATAATATGAAACTTAGCTGGGCCAATTACATGAGCAGGGCTAGCTAGTTTAGCTGAGATCCCGGCACTTCtgagaaaaacaccaaaaatcaagtttgcgattaCACAAGTCCGGTTAGCTGGGATCCTGGGCTCGTAATTTTCTGTGTAATCGCGTTCACCAGAACAGCGATTTCAAACTACTttactccactttagagcaaaatggcccacAG
The sequence above is a segment of the Montipora foliosa isolate CH-2021 chromosome 2, ASM3666993v2, whole genome shotgun sequence genome. Coding sequences within it:
- the LOC137992037 gene encoding uncharacterized protein, whose protein sequence is MYPYVSSIEQGFLYFVYNFSDQTIMAAITKSVLLVLWRNQVLCARFRTRLKTHSLALLSTESGHNGQELCKGINYMKEGSDPPLLPDSEYPDWLWEILTDEKKRTGDEELLLDMNNTTLRRRTNKLFRRQENATRKKKN